From Neobacillus sp. PS2-9, the proteins below share one genomic window:
- a CDS encoding glucose-1-phosphate adenylyltransferase — translation MNKPNWIAMLLAGGRGTRLNLLTKTIVKPAVPFGGKYRIIDFALSNCKNSGIETVGILTQYKPLVLHSHIGQCNQWKLADRYGGLIILPPYQRDGSGVEWYEGTAHAVYQNFQFIEQHNPDYILILSADQVYKMDYREMLQHHIETNADCTIAVIEVPWESAHQFGVLEIDKRSNKILAFNEKPQKPTTNLISMGIYIFNWPILKDTLIKEEQKEFTHRDFGKDIIPSMLDEGFHLSSFLFQGYWRDVGTIRSFWEANLDLLNIETNIFQQTPEWKIYSVENNEPPSFIDGNAKVHHSLISDGCEISGSVERAVIFNGVKIGKGAHIKNSVILPHTVVEENVWLENSVVGSQSLIKKGVIIGSKIPEEYIMVVGNQVTVDPAIEEVQFKNSVKSVLS, via the coding sequence ATGAATAAACCAAATTGGATAGCCATGCTGTTAGCGGGAGGTAGGGGGACAAGACTTAATCTACTTACAAAAACGATCGTAAAGCCAGCTGTGCCGTTTGGTGGTAAATATCGTATCATTGACTTTGCCTTAAGTAATTGCAAAAACTCAGGGATAGAAACTGTAGGGATTTTAACTCAATATAAGCCCCTGGTATTACATTCGCATATTGGTCAATGTAATCAATGGAAGCTTGCAGACAGATATGGTGGATTAATAATCCTTCCACCATATCAACGGGACGGTTCAGGTGTGGAGTGGTATGAGGGTACGGCACATGCAGTATATCAAAACTTTCAATTCATCGAGCAACACAATCCTGACTATATTCTCATTCTGTCAGCTGACCAAGTTTATAAGATGGATTATAGAGAGATGCTGCAGCATCACATTGAAACAAATGCTGATTGTACCATTGCAGTGATAGAAGTTCCATGGGAAAGTGCACACCAATTCGGTGTACTAGAAATTGATAAGCGGTCAAATAAAATTCTAGCATTTAATGAAAAACCGCAAAAGCCCACTACCAATTTAATATCGATGGGAATATACATTTTTAATTGGCCTATTCTAAAAGACACTTTGATTAAGGAAGAACAAAAGGAATTTACACACAGAGATTTTGGAAAGGATATTATTCCCTCCATGCTGGACGAGGGATTTCATTTGTCATCCTTCTTATTTCAAGGGTACTGGAGAGATGTGGGAACGATTAGAAGCTTTTGGGAGGCAAATTTGGATCTTTTAAATATAGAAACAAATATTTTCCAACAAACTCCAGAATGGAAAATTTATAGTGTTGAAAATAATGAGCCACCTTCATTTATAGACGGGAATGCCAAAGTACACCATAGTTTAATAAGTGATGGCTGCGAAATAAGTGGTTCAGTTGAAAGGGCAGTTATATTTAATGGTGTGAAAATTGGAAAGGGGGCACATATAAAAAACTCGGTAATCTTACCTCATACCGTAGTTGAAGAAAATGTTTGGTTGGAGAATTCTGTAGTAGGAAGTCAATCTTTGATTAAGAAAGGGGTAATTATTGGCTCAAAAATACCTGAGGAGTATATAATGGTAGTAGGTAATCAGGTTACCGTTGACCCGGCAATTGAAGAGGTTCAATTTAAAAATAGTGTTAAATCAGTTTTATCGTAG
- a CDS encoding S1 domain-containing RNA-binding protein: protein MSVEVGSKVQGKVTGITNFGAFVELPGGTTGLVHISEVAESYVKDINDHLKVGDMVEVKVISEKDGKTALSIKKAIEKPETSSYSQRPARQGRSDNRSKDFRPKGNFKPKETFEDKVAKFLKSSEENLSSLKRNTETKRGGRGGRRG, encoded by the coding sequence ATGTCAGTTGAAGTAGGCAGCAAAGTCCAAGGAAAAGTAACAGGAATCACTAATTTTGGAGCATTCGTCGAATTACCTGGAGGTACAACAGGTCTAGTGCATATTAGCGAGGTTGCAGAAAGCTATGTAAAAGATATTAATGACCATCTAAAAGTAGGCGACATGGTTGAAGTTAAAGTAATTAGTGAAAAGGATGGTAAAACTGCCCTATCCATTAAAAAAGCGATAGAAAAACCTGAAACATCATCTTATTCACAACGCCCTGCACGGCAGGGAAGATCTGATAACCGTTCTAAAGACTTCCGTCCAAAAGGGAATTTTAAACCTAAAGAAACATTTGAAGATAAAGTGGCTAAGTTCTTGAAGTCTAGCGAGGAAAATTTATCTTCTCTTAAGCGCAACACAGAAACAAAACGCGGTGGTCGAGGCGGAAGACGCGGATAA
- the dapA gene encoding 4-hydroxy-tetrahydrodipicolinate synthase has protein sequence MMNFGQVLTAMVTPFDQHGEINYFATKELINYLIANGSDGLVIAGTTGESPTLTTEEKVDLFKFVVDVVDSRVPVIAGTGSNNTRASINLTKQAEDAGVDGIMLVAPYYNKPSQEGLYQHFKAIAESTSLPVMLYNIPGRSVINMTVETIVRLSKITNIVAVKEASGNLDAMSDIISQTPSDFTLYSGDDGLTLPVLAIGGTGVVSVASHIIGNEMQTMINNFKNGNLKEAAAAHRNLLPIIKALFAAPSPTPVKAALKMIGVPVGGVRLPLVPLTDGEQQTLQNSLPINLLKVHC, from the coding sequence ATGATGAATTTTGGCCAAGTTTTAACCGCGATGGTTACGCCGTTTGATCAGCATGGGGAAATTAATTATTTTGCAACAAAAGAACTTATTAACTATTTAATTGCGAATGGTTCTGATGGATTGGTAATTGCCGGAACTACAGGTGAATCTCCCACATTAACAACTGAAGAAAAAGTGGACCTATTTAAATTTGTAGTAGATGTGGTTGATAGCAGAGTTCCTGTCATAGCTGGAACAGGATCCAATAATACAAGAGCCTCTATTAACTTAACAAAGCAAGCTGAAGATGCTGGAGTAGACGGAATTATGCTGGTTGCTCCTTACTACAATAAACCATCTCAAGAAGGATTATATCAACACTTTAAAGCAATCGCCGAATCTACATCACTCCCAGTCATGCTATATAATATCCCAGGACGAAGTGTGATTAATATGACTGTCGAAACAATCGTCCGTTTATCCAAGATTACTAATATTGTTGCTGTCAAAGAAGCTAGTGGGAACCTTGATGCCATGTCCGACATTATTAGCCAAACTCCTAGTGACTTTACACTTTATAGTGGAGACGATGGATTGACTTTACCTGTTTTAGCGATTGGTGGAACAGGAGTGGTCTCTGTTGCATCCCATATCATTGGAAATGAAATGCAGACAATGATCAATAACTTTAAAAATGGCAATCTAAAGGAAGCCGCAGCAGCACATCGTAACCTCCTTCCAATTATAAAAGCATTGTTTGCTGCACCAAGTCCAACACCGGTAAAAGCAGCATTAAAAATGATTGGTGTTCCTGTGGGTGGTGTCCGTTTACCACTTGTCCCATTAACGGATGGAGAACAACAGACATTACAAAATAGCCTCCCAATCAATTTACTAAAGGTACACTGTTAG
- a CDS encoding GNAT family N-acetyltransferase — MQLISHKMNKQYAKEVLGWKYNHPYNFYNNELTNETLQELLNGSYYAVVNAEKNLIGFFCVGESAQVPTGQQFGAYVDGFIDFGLGMHPEETGKGDGYEYCTFILNLIEEKYKNFPIRLTVANFNKRAIHLYEKMGFVKSNEFNSNNCSFSTMIKG; from the coding sequence GTGCAACTAATTTCTCACAAAATGAATAAACAATATGCTAAAGAAGTATTAGGTTGGAAATATAACCATCCATATAATTTTTATAATAATGAATTAACTAATGAAACCCTGCAAGAACTATTGAATGGCAGTTATTATGCTGTAGTTAACGCTGAAAAAAATTTAATAGGTTTTTTTTGTGTCGGAGAGTCTGCCCAGGTTCCGACAGGCCAGCAGTTTGGAGCATATGTTGATGGTTTTATTGATTTTGGACTTGGAATGCATCCCGAAGAAACAGGAAAAGGGGATGGCTATGAATACTGTACATTTATCCTTAACTTGATTGAAGAAAAATATAAGAACTTTCCTATCCGCTTAACTGTGGCCAATTTTAATAAGAGGGCCATTCATCTTTACGAAAAAATGGGATTTGTTAAGAGTAATGAATTTAATTCAAATAATTGTTCTTTTTCAACAATGATTAAAGGATGA
- a CDS encoding ring-cleaving dioxygenase, protein MNGLKGIHHVTAITSSAEKNYDFFTYVLGMRLVKKTVNQDDIQTYHLFFADDKGSPGTDMTFFDFPGIPKGVHGTNEISKTSFRVPNDAAIEYWAERFNRLNVKHSGIKEFFGKKTLSFVDFDDQQYQLISDETNKGVASGTPWQKGPIPLEYAITGLGPIFVRVANFDYFKEMMERVLLFKEIAQEEAFHLFEVGEGGNGAQVVVEYNAVLPPSQQGFGTVHHAAFRVEDRTVLEEWMTRIEGFGFGTSGFVDRYFFGSLYVRVAPQILFEFATDGPGFMGDEPYETLGEKLSLPPFLETKRGQIEKMVRPIDTVRSTKELVKEYN, encoded by the coding sequence TTGAACGGATTAAAAGGCATTCACCATGTAACAGCTATTACAAGTAGTGCAGAAAAGAATTATGACTTTTTCACCTATGTTTTAGGAATGCGCTTAGTAAAGAAAACAGTCAATCAAGATGATATTCAAACCTACCATTTATTTTTTGCTGATGATAAGGGCAGCCCAGGTACTGATATGACATTCTTTGATTTCCCAGGTATTCCAAAAGGAGTGCACGGGACGAATGAGATATCAAAAACCTCCTTCCGGGTACCTAATGATGCAGCGATAGAGTATTGGGCGGAACGATTTAATCGTTTAAATGTGAAGCACTCAGGAATAAAGGAGTTTTTTGGTAAGAAAACCTTATCCTTTGTAGATTTCGATGACCAACAATACCAATTAATTTCCGATGAAACAAATAAAGGAGTTGCCAGTGGCACTCCTTGGCAAAAGGGGCCAATCCCTTTAGAATACGCCATCACTGGATTGGGACCTATCTTTGTTCGTGTAGCCAATTTCGATTACTTTAAAGAAATGATGGAAAGAGTTCTTTTGTTTAAAGAAATTGCACAAGAGGAAGCTTTTCATTTATTTGAAGTAGGAGAAGGCGGTAACGGTGCCCAAGTAGTTGTGGAATACAATGCAGTACTGCCCCCATCCCAACAAGGCTTTGGTACTGTCCATCATGCAGCATTTCGTGTGGAGGATCGTACGGTTTTAGAAGAATGGATGACTCGGATTGAAGGCTTCGGTTTTGGTACCTCCGGTTTTGTCGACCGGTACTTTTTTGGGTCATTATATGTAAGAGTAGCACCTCAAATCTTATTTGAATTCGCTACAGATGGTCCTGGATTTATGGGAGATGAGCCATACGAAACCCTCGGAGAAAAACTATCTTTGCCCCCATTCTTAGAAACAAAACGTGGCCAAATTGAAAAAATGGTTCGTCCAATTGATACAGTTAGAAGCACAAAAGAATTAGTTAAAGAATATAATTAA
- a CDS encoding LLM class flavin-dependent oxidoreductase gives MASIQIPVSVLNLAPIREGQTSKEAINSMVDLAQAVEKMGYKRYWIAEHHNTPTLVSSATSILIKHTLEHTNTIRVGSGGIMLPNHAPLVVAEQFGTMETIYPGRVDLGLGRAPGTDMMTANALRRSKNDSVYTFPDDVKALLTFFGPEDQQSYVKANPGVGTNIPLYILGSSTDSAYLAASLGLPYVFASHFAPRYMEEAIKIYRSRFQPSAYLDKPYMMVCLNVIAAESDDEAEWLSTTMQQFFLNVVRGSRNPLQPPVDNMDQIWNPMEKEMATSMSSVTLLGSKETIHHQLTSFQNYYEVDEIMAVSYIYDPEKQKRSYEILKEVVDGK, from the coding sequence ATGGCATCAATTCAAATACCAGTTTCTGTTCTAAATTTAGCTCCGATTCGGGAGGGTCAAACATCGAAAGAAGCGATTAATTCAATGGTGGACCTTGCCCAAGCAGTAGAGAAGATGGGGTATAAACGCTATTGGATTGCAGAACATCATAATACTCCCACCCTTGTTAGCTCAGCTACATCTATTCTAATCAAGCATACATTAGAACATACCAATACCATACGTGTGGGGTCTGGTGGGATTATGCTTCCTAACCATGCACCTTTAGTGGTTGCTGAACAATTCGGCACCATGGAGACAATATACCCAGGACGAGTGGATTTGGGGCTTGGGCGTGCTCCTGGTACAGATATGATGACGGCTAATGCATTAAGACGCTCTAAAAACGACTCAGTTTATACCTTTCCAGATGATGTTAAGGCACTGCTAACGTTCTTTGGTCCAGAGGATCAACAAAGCTATGTGAAAGCCAATCCTGGTGTGGGGACAAATATTCCACTCTATATTCTTGGTTCTTCCACAGATTCAGCTTATTTAGCAGCAAGTTTAGGGCTTCCGTATGTTTTTGCTTCTCACTTTGCACCTAGATACATGGAAGAAGCAATTAAAATATATCGCAGCCGTTTCCAGCCTTCAGCGTATTTGGATAAACCATATATGATGGTTTGTTTAAATGTTATTGCCGCAGAGAGTGATGATGAAGCCGAATGGTTGTCTACAACCATGCAGCAATTCTTCCTAAATGTAGTTCGTGGTTCTAGGAATCCATTACAACCGCCAGTGGATAATATGGATCAGATTTGGAATCCAATGGAAAAAGAAATGGCTACCTCTATGTCCAGTGTTACACTATTAGGAAGCAAAGAGACCATCCATCATCAGTTGACTTCATTCCAAAATTACTATGAAGTAGATGAAATCATGGCTGTATCCTATATCTATGATCCTGAAAAACAAAAACGATCTTATGAAATCTTGAAAGAAGTAGTAGACGGAAAATAA
- a CDS encoding GntP family permease translates to MPLVIVAIGILALLVLIMGLKLNTFVSLIVVSFGVAIALGMKLDEIIATIEAGLGGTLGHIALIFGLGAMLGKLIADSGGAQRIAMTLVNKFGEKNIQWAVVAASFIIGIALFFEVGLVLLIPIVFAISKQLKVSILYLGIPMGAALSVTHGFLPPHPGPTTIAGEFGADLGQVLLYGFIIAVPTVIIAGPLFTKLAKKLVPASFTKTGDIASLGELKTFKLEDTPGFGISVFTAMLPVILMSIATIITLLQKTMGFADNSLLAIIRFVGGASPAMVISLLVAIYTMGLARKIPIKNVMDSCTEAISHIGMMLLIIGGGGAFKQVLINGHVGDYVAELFKGTNISPILLAWIIAAILRISLGSATVAALTTAGLVIPMLGQTDVNLALVVLATGAGSLIASHVNDAGFWMFKEYFGLSMKETFATWTLLETIISVAGLGFILILSLIV, encoded by the coding sequence ATGCCATTGGTTATTGTAGCAATAGGGATATTAGCTTTACTCGTATTAATTATGGGTTTAAAATTAAACACTTTCGTTTCACTTATCGTGGTCTCATTCGGTGTGGCCATCGCACTTGGAATGAAATTAGATGAAATCATCGCAACAATTGAAGCAGGCTTAGGTGGAACACTCGGACATATAGCATTAATCTTCGGACTTGGAGCCATGTTGGGTAAATTAATAGCCGATTCAGGAGGCGCCCAGCGAATTGCGATGACTCTCGTTAATAAATTTGGTGAAAAGAATATTCAGTGGGCTGTAGTGGCTGCTTCATTCATTATCGGTATTGCTTTATTCTTTGAAGTAGGATTAGTTTTATTGATTCCAATCGTATTTGCCATTTCTAAACAATTGAAAGTTTCTATTCTATACCTTGGTATTCCAATGGGAGCAGCTTTATCTGTCACACACGGATTTTTACCGCCGCATCCAGGACCAACTACCATTGCGGGTGAATTTGGTGCCGATCTTGGCCAAGTATTACTTTACGGTTTCATAATTGCAGTTCCAACAGTCATTATCGCTGGACCTTTGTTTACAAAACTTGCTAAGAAATTAGTTCCTGCATCATTTACAAAAACGGGTGATATCGCCTCTTTAGGTGAACTAAAAACATTTAAACTTGAAGACACACCTGGATTTGGTATCAGTGTATTTACCGCAATGCTTCCTGTTATTTTAATGTCGATTGCTACTATTATTACGTTACTTCAAAAAACAATGGGATTTGCAGATAATAGTTTACTAGCCATTATCCGTTTTGTTGGCGGTGCATCTCCTGCCATGGTGATCTCTTTATTAGTAGCTATTTACACAATGGGATTAGCGAGAAAGATACCGATTAAAAACGTAATGGATTCTTGTACAGAGGCGATTTCACACATTGGCATGATGCTCTTAATCATTGGGGGCGGCGGTGCTTTCAAACAAGTATTAATTAATGGTCATGTAGGTGACTATGTAGCTGAATTATTTAAAGGAACTAATATTTCACCGATTCTACTGGCTTGGATTATTGCAGCAATCTTACGTATTTCATTAGGTTCTGCTACAGTGGCAGCCTTAACCACAGCTGGGTTAGTTATTCCAATGCTTGGTCAAACCGATGTAAACCTAGCTTTAGTTGTTCTTGCAACTGGTGCTGGAAGCCTTATCGCTTCACACGTGAACGACGCTGGTTTCTGGATGTTTAAAGAGTATTTTGGTTTAAGTATGAAAGAAACATTTGCCACTTGGACATTACTTGAGACGATTATTTCGGTAGCTGGACTAGGATTTATTCTAATACTAAGCTTAATCGTATAA
- the gntK gene encoding gluconokinase, protein MTNYMLGIDIGTTSTKAVLFSEQGEVFQQENIGYPLYTPDISTAEQDPEEIFNAVTSAIAKIMKHHSHKKLSFVSFSSAMHSLIAIDENDEPLTPCITWADNRSEAWAHKIKDELNGHEVYKRTGTPIHPMSPLSKITWIVNDRPEIATQAKKYIGIKEYIFKKYFDQYVVDYSLASAMGMMNLKKLDWDEEALMIAGITRDQLSTLVPTTEIFTNCNPELAKQMGIDPQTPFVIGASDGVLSNLGVNAIGKGEIAVTIGTSGAIRTIIDQPQTDEKGRIFCYALTDKHWVIGGPVNNGGMVLRWIRDEFAASEVETAKRLGIDPYDVLTKIAERVRPGADGLLFHPFLAGERAPLWNPDVRGSFFGLTLSHKKEHMIRAALEGVIFNLYTVFLALIECMEGPVTRIQATGGFARSDVWRQMMSDIFDLEVVVPESYESSCLGACILGLYATGKIDSFEVVSEMIGSTHKHAPKEEAAKEYRQLVPIFINLSRALEEDYTRIANYQRSLIK, encoded by the coding sequence ATGACTAACTATATGTTAGGTATCGATATTGGTACGACAAGTACTAAAGCAGTATTATTTAGCGAACAAGGCGAAGTGTTTCAGCAAGAAAATATCGGTTACCCTCTTTACACACCTGATATTTCGACTGCTGAACAAGACCCCGAAGAAATTTTTAATGCTGTGACATCTGCAATTGCTAAAATTATGAAACATCATTCTCACAAAAAATTATCGTTTGTTTCTTTCAGTAGTGCGATGCATAGTCTCATTGCCATTGATGAAAATGATGAGCCACTTACACCATGCATTACCTGGGCAGATAATCGAAGTGAAGCATGGGCGCATAAAATTAAAGATGAATTGAACGGGCATGAAGTTTACAAACGAACCGGAACACCGATTCATCCTATGTCACCATTAAGTAAAATCACATGGATAGTGAATGACCGACCTGAAATTGCTACCCAGGCTAAAAAGTATATTGGAATTAAGGAATATATTTTTAAAAAGTACTTCGACCAATATGTAGTTGACTATTCTCTCGCTTCTGCCATGGGTATGATGAATCTCAAAAAACTAGATTGGGACGAGGAAGCTTTAATGATTGCTGGTATTACACGGGATCAGTTATCAACGCTTGTGCCCACAACAGAGATTTTTACAAATTGTAATCCTGAATTAGCTAAACAAATGGGAATTGACCCACAGACTCCTTTTGTAATAGGTGCAAGTGATGGTGTACTTTCTAACCTTGGGGTAAATGCGATTGGAAAAGGCGAGATTGCTGTGACCATTGGGACAAGCGGTGCTATTCGAACCATTATTGATCAACCGCAGACAGATGAAAAAGGCCGTATTTTTTGCTACGCATTAACAGACAAACACTGGGTCATTGGCGGTCCTGTTAATAATGGTGGGATGGTACTTCGCTGGATTAGAGATGAATTTGCTGCATCTGAAGTTGAAACAGCGAAAAGACTTGGTATTGATCCATATGATGTATTAACCAAAATTGCTGAACGCGTAAGACCTGGAGCAGATGGATTACTCTTCCATCCCTTCCTTGCAGGTGAACGAGCACCATTATGGAATCCTGATGTACGCGGTTCATTTTTCGGGCTAACCCTGTCGCATAAGAAAGAACATATGATTCGCGCAGCCCTCGAGGGCGTTATTTTCAATTTATATACTGTATTCTTAGCACTAATTGAATGTATGGAAGGTCCAGTTACACGAATCCAAGCAACTGGTGGCTTTGCCAGATCGGATGTTTGGAGACAAATGATGTCTGATATCTTTGATTTGGAAGTTGTCGTACCAGAGAGTTATGAAAGTTCCTGTTTGGGTGCTTGTATTTTAGGGCTTTATGCAACAGGAAAAATTGATTCATTTGAAGTAGTTTCTGAAATGATTGGCAGTACCCACAAACATGCACCTAAAGAAGAGGCTGCGAAAGAATATCGACAACTGGTACCTATCTTTATTAACTTGTCTAGAGCATTAGAAGAGGACTATACGAGGATTGCCAATTATCAAAGAAGCTTAATAAAGTAA
- a CDS encoding GntR family transcriptional regulator: MLQGQESLYPHKWLSKASTGERITSELRMRIISGLIESGTILSENKLATDFNVSRSPIREALKVLASENMIRLEKMGAVVIGLTEKEIEEIYDVRLLIETFVFERLVKLETTELVQELSKILEMMKIAIKYKDADEFSFQDVLFHETIIRAINHSYILMIWNNAKPVMEAFILLSMRVRLKEKYEDFSRIVENHQLYIEAIKTKNRNLMIQSLHQNFDDVQGKVEDLWMSQQMLSKGVVREND; the protein is encoded by the coding sequence ATGTTGCAAGGACAGGAATCACTCTATCCTCATAAATGGCTTTCAAAAGCTTCCACAGGTGAGCGGATAACTTCTGAACTTAGAATGCGCATTATTTCTGGATTGATTGAAAGCGGTACCATCTTATCAGAAAATAAGTTAGCCACAGACTTTAATGTGAGCCGTTCACCCATTCGTGAAGCATTAAAAGTACTGGCTTCCGAGAATATGATTCGATTAGAAAAAATGGGTGCAGTGGTTATTGGTTTAACAGAGAAGGAAATAGAAGAAATATATGATGTTCGACTATTGATAGAAACGTTTGTATTTGAGCGTTTAGTCAAACTAGAGACAACTGAGTTAGTTCAGGAATTAAGTAAAATCCTTGAAATGATGAAAATTGCCATAAAATATAAAGATGCTGACGAGTTTTCCTTTCAGGATGTCTTATTCCATGAAACGATCATTCGGGCAATTAATCATTCTTATATCTTAATGATTTGGAATAATGCAAAACCTGTTATGGAAGCCTTCATACTTTTATCAATGCGCGTGCGTTTAAAAGAAAAATACGAAGACTTCTCACGAATTGTTGAAAATCATCAGCTATATATTGAAGCCATCAAAACTAAGAATAGAAACCTCATGATTCAATCTTTACACCAAAACTTTGATGATGTTCAAGGTAAAGTAGAAGACCTTTGGATGTCGCAACAAATGCTATCTAAAGGAGTAGTGAGAGAAAATGACTAA
- a CDS encoding DUF2187 family protein yields MATAKIGDVISFKRDGKDLEGEVSAIRENSVMVNYGFSKDKGEPLITVVNHKNYKIKKS; encoded by the coding sequence ATGGCTACTGCTAAAATTGGCGATGTAATTTCCTTTAAACGAGATGGGAAAGATCTTGAGGGAGAGGTTTCCGCAATAAGGGAAAATTCCGTAATGGTTAATTACGGTTTTTCAAAAGATAAAGGAGAACCCCTTATTACGGTTGTAAATCATAAAAATTATAAAATTAAAAAGTCATAA
- a CDS encoding carbonate dehydratase, with protein sequence MWYQPTVPIGPYNMYSYLVSSNPPTTVNPNPIFPKINKTAFLSPFTYIVGDVSIHSHTYIGPFVSIRADEGTPFYIGKNSNLQDGVILHGLKKQYVKVNNNQYSIYIGNGVSCAHGALIHGPCQIDEYVFIGFKTIVYNAQLVERCFISTGAVITVGVKLKEGSFVPPGAHINTQEKADALSSVPNTEEEFAREVQRVNQEFPLAYSHLFGNTRCSCGLTC encoded by the coding sequence ATGTGGTACCAGCCAACAGTTCCGATTGGTCCATATAATATGTATAGTTACTTGGTCAGTTCCAATCCTCCAACTACTGTAAATCCCAATCCAATTTTTCCAAAGATAAATAAAACAGCATTTTTAAGTCCATTTACCTATATTGTGGGAGATGTATCCATTCACTCACATACGTATATCGGTCCATTTGTCAGTATCCGTGCGGATGAAGGGACTCCATTTTATATAGGAAAAAATAGTAATTTACAAGATGGAGTGATTCTTCACGGATTGAAAAAACAATACGTAAAGGTTAATAATAACCAATATTCGATTTATATTGGCAATGGTGTATCGTGCGCTCATGGAGCATTAATCCATGGACCATGTCAGATTGATGAGTATGTTTTTATTGGATTTAAGACGATAGTTTATAACGCACAATTGGTAGAGCGATGCTTTATTTCGACTGGAGCAGTTATCACAGTTGGAGTAAAGCTAAAGGAAGGCAGCTTTGTTCCTCCTGGTGCTCATATCAATACACAGGAAAAAGCAGATGCCTTATCATCAGTACCAAATACGGAAGAGGAGTTTGCGAGGGAGGTGCAAAGGGTGAATCAGGAATTTCCCTTGGCTTATTCACATTTATTTGGAAATACAAGATGTTCATGTGGGTTAACCTGTTGA
- a CDS encoding RMD1 family protein — protein MEAITFKAFAMTNEIDLNQIAIHCGIPKKFTWEQPLFLRGQILETILDKKINETQMVLVFSFGSIVFINHNQSEEITKVLNFLYSFEPDIDIKNIEKYTDDYCLHIKESQPVELTDEYVVVPIYESFYPELISTVLAKSVALEKTEEQLGKIHDKLETMIDRLEKGRLRIGNKELARTTAKIVRHEYNTLAYIMILDKPDMTWTNSTANEFYDRMTGFFELNDRYKILKSKTDILYNIMDGFSTISHSIRGLFVEWIIVILIVVEIFLTILENI, from the coding sequence ATGGAAGCTATTACCTTTAAAGCATTTGCAATGACAAACGAGATTGATTTAAACCAGATCGCTATTCATTGTGGGATTCCTAAAAAATTCACATGGGAACAACCATTATTTCTTAGAGGACAAATCCTAGAAACCATCTTAGATAAAAAGATAAATGAAACTCAAATGGTACTTGTTTTTTCCTTTGGAAGTATTGTATTCATTAATCATAATCAATCAGAAGAAATTACAAAAGTTTTAAACTTCCTTTATTCTTTCGAACCTGACATTGATATAAAAAATATAGAGAAATATACGGATGATTATTGTCTCCACATTAAAGAATCCCAACCAGTTGAATTGACTGACGAATATGTGGTTGTTCCTATATACGAGAGTTTTTATCCTGAGTTGATATCAACCGTACTTGCCAAATCAGTAGCTCTAGAGAAAACAGAGGAACAGCTGGGAAAGATTCACGATAAACTTGAGACGATGATTGACCGGCTGGAAAAAGGCCGACTCCGAATCGGTAACAAGGAATTAGCAAGGACCACTGCGAAAATTGTCCGTCACGAGTATAATACCCTTGCCTATATTATGATTTTGGATAAACCAGATATGACATGGACTAACAGCACGGCAAACGAATTTTATGATCGAATGACGGGATTCTTTGAATTAAACGACCGTTATAAAATTTTGAAAAGCAAAACGGATATTTTATATAACATCATGGATGGTTTTTCTACTATTAGTCATTCGATCCGAGGACTATTCGTTGAATGGATTATTGTTATTCTTATAGTGGTTGAGATTTTCCTCACCATTTTAGAAAATATATAG